Proteins from a single region of Runella sp. SP2:
- a CDS encoding TlpA disulfide reductase family protein yields the protein MKKIFIITLLLILSTKIFAQKADTVTLAMVTKSDLYRNKFTSPARLITNRDIFKKFKGILNDLDTFAVSVIDMQLKQSLYSRIINKDIDSSTYIALKKVYKIDESKLTDKYVNQSIYIFSGIKGKEKFVVCDCNNNLDFADDELQIFDINKKKEILNWDTLKTFKAKYEYYHGKNIFNRESNIKIRPFDKSYQIRDSIKELLTVFFTIVDRKTSKINIGEKYYTVTLPFTFFKGGDYSNENVIFSDSSDYKNISIQPVPKIGDSFVFEKNTKIKIISASEFGDTLKLRIWSDSTVEVGYRTGYQIILPPFYDINIQLYDINKRKNKYTLLDFWGTWCGPCIIGLPKLKTFYQKYKDKIELISIAHDKDIEKVKKFIEEKEMNWVHKFEKNDEKNPEKLVEKLSVGCFPTFILLDKSGKILSRGCGEQQLKEIEKIMN from the coding sequence ATGAAAAAAATATTTATAATTACTTTGCTTTTAATTTTAAGCACAAAAATTTTTGCTCAAAAAGCAGATACTGTTACTCTTGCAATGGTTACAAAAAGTGATTTGTATCGGAATAAGTTTACTTCTCCTGCTCGGCTAATAACGAATAGAGATATTTTTAAAAAATTCAAGGGGATATTAAATGACTTGGATACGTTTGCAGTGTCTGTTATTGATATGCAATTAAAGCAGAGTTTATATTCTCGTATTATAAATAAAGACATAGATTCTTCTACTTATATTGCTTTAAAAAAAGTATATAAAATAGACGAAAGTAAATTGACAGATAAATATGTAAATCAAAGTATTTATATATTTTCTGGCATAAAAGGAAAGGAAAAATTTGTTGTTTGTGATTGTAATAATAATTTAGATTTTGCAGATGATGAACTTCAAATTTTTGACATTAATAAAAAAAAAGAAATATTAAACTGGGATACATTAAAGACATTTAAAGCGAAGTATGAATACTATCATGGTAAAAATATTTTCAACAGAGAATCAAATATAAAAATTAGGCCATTTGATAAATCTTACCAAATTAGAGATTCAATAAAAGAGCTACTTACAGTTTTTTTTACTATTGTCGACAGAAAAACTTCTAAAATAAATATAGGAGAAAAATATTATACTGTTACTTTGCCTTTTACTTTTTTTAAAGGAGGTGATTATTCCAATGAAAATGTAATTTTTAGCGATTCTTCTGACTATAAGAATATTTCTATTCAGCCAGTGCCTAAGATTGGGGATTCATTTGTTTTTGAAAAGAATACAAAAATAAAAATAATTTCAGCTTCTGAATTTGGAGATACATTAAAATTGCGTATTTGGAGTGATTCAACGGTAGAAGTAGGATATAGAACGGGTTATCAAATTATTTTACCTCCATTTTACGATATAAATATTCAATTGTATGATATTAATAAACGAAAAAATAAATACACATTGTTAGACTTTTGGGGGACCTGGTGCGGCCCTTGTATAATTGGACTACCAAAACTTAAAACGTTTTACCAAAAATACAAAGACAAAATTGAATTAATCAGTATAGCACATGATAAAGATATTGAAAAAGTCAAGAAATTTATTGAAGAAAAAGAAATGAATTGGGTTCATAAATTTGAAAAAAATGATGAAAAGAATCCAGAAAAATTAGTAGAGAAGCTGAGTGTGGGGTGTTTCCCTACGTTTATACTATTAGATAAATCTGGTAAAATTCTTTCTCGTGGGTGTGGCGAGCAGCAACTAAAGGAGATAGAAAAAATAATGAATTGA
- a CDS encoding cysteine peptidase family C39 domain-containing protein: protein MDCGHTCLRVVVKYYGQHYSAQSYGNVPKSVKYGVNLLGISEAAKSIDFCNIAVKVSLDKLLQEASLPCIVLWSQNHFIIQSHCPRCVALAYHSSRRGLIS, encoded by the coding sequence ATGGATTGTGGCCATACTTGCTTACGGGTGGTCGTCAAATATTACGGGCAGCACTACTCGGCGCAGAGTTACGGGAACGTACCCAAATCGGTAAAATATGGAGTCAATTTGTTAGGAATTTCGGAGGCGGCCAAAAGTATTGACTTTTGCAATATAGCTGTTAAAGTTTCGTTGGATAAACTTCTTCAAGAAGCTTCTCTTCCGTGCATTGTACTCTGGTCTCAGAATCATTTTATAATACAGTCTCATTGCCCGCGCTGCGTCGCATTGGCGTACCACTCGTCTAGACGGGGGCTTATTTCGTAA
- a CDS encoding type IX secretion system membrane protein PorP/SprF: MINLIKQKYAFLLLLIALISSSKTWAQQDKLFSQYMFNMMALNPAYAGSRDVLSATALYRNQWGGMTGAPQTATFSIDMPVNRERVGLGLQLFNDQIGLENWTGAMLSYAFRIKVGERTTLALGLQGGAMNFRWDLAKADLGNNLSDPAFASNISKILPNFGTGIYLSNDRSYLGVSVPYLIENNLNDYDNDQRAKVRRHLYAMGGFVVGRNSVKLKPSMMVRYVNGAGLSLDGNMNLWFNDRIAFGVSYRHNRFSTYAGKIQQLPDGSIMKGDALVGMIELQLSDQFRLGYSYDWTRNNLNQSRKFLNIPTHEIMLRYEFGFSKSKILTPRYF, from the coding sequence ATGATCAACCTCATCAAACAAAAGTATGCGTTCTTACTGCTGCTAATCGCTCTGATTAGCAGCAGTAAAACCTGGGCCCAGCAGGACAAGTTGTTCTCGCAGTACATGTTTAACATGATGGCCTTGAACCCCGCGTATGCTGGGAGTCGTGACGTGCTAAGTGCAACTGCACTATACCGTAACCAATGGGGCGGAATGACAGGAGCACCCCAAACCGCAACTTTCAGTATTGATATGCCCGTAAACCGCGAAAGAGTAGGGTTGGGCTTGCAGTTGTTCAACGACCAAATTGGTCTCGAAAACTGGACAGGTGCGATGCTTTCTTATGCTTTCCGAATTAAAGTTGGCGAACGTACAACTTTGGCACTAGGTTTGCAGGGTGGGGCCATGAATTTTCGCTGGGATTTGGCCAAGGCAGATTTAGGAAATAACTTATCCGATCCTGCTTTTGCTAGTAACATCTCGAAAATTCTGCCAAACTTCGGTACGGGTATTTACCTGAGCAACGACCGCTCATACCTCGGGGTGTCAGTACCTTATTTGATTGAGAACAATTTGAATGATTATGACAACGACCAACGTGCGAAAGTACGTCGTCACTTGTACGCAATGGGTGGGTTTGTCGTAGGCCGTAACTCGGTTAAACTCAAACCCTCAATGATGGTTCGCTACGTAAATGGCGCGGGCCTATCGTTGGATGGAAACATGAACTTGTGGTTCAACGATCGTATCGCTTTTGGGGTGTCGTATCGTCACAATCGCTTTTCAACTTATGCGGGCAAAATTCAGCAACTTCCTGATGGTAGCATCATGAAAGGCGACGCACTCGTAGGAATGATTGAGCTTCAGCTTTCTGATCAATTCCGATTGGGATACTCGTACGACTGGACTCGTAACAACCTCAATCAAAGTCGTAAGTTTTTGAACATCCCAACCCACGAAATCATGCTGCGTTACGAATTCGGATTCAGCAAGAGTAAGATTCTTACTCCACGTTATTTCTAA
- a CDS encoding carboxypeptidase regulatory-like domain-containing protein, producing the protein MKTSILSTLLVVALACVEVKAQTTLSHANRQYEMMAYSKAIELYEQSLKDNLKDSTKVNTLVKLGHSYHQIRDTQNAERVYRLLFGETKSIPKSQASSYLYYAQALASNGKYDEAKDMYERYSQAQQDDNRGKEFTKLYGDVNKLKKNKTSYKIESLDNINTNRAEFSPTYYKKGLVFVSSRNEGVNIKRTYGWNQTAFLDLYEIPDLSVVNSAKTSRVGGSETTARAAKGKGVYLLGADEYTERTANDSNTPGNFKVTSNGKPDPLQNAKIESQNMGKAINSKYHEGPVAFFKDGSKMLFTRNNYLDGKYKTSKDGVNKLKLYIADKTGSDWGKIKELPFNSDEYSVGHPALSKDDKLLYFVSDMPGGFGGTDIYVSKYENNNWSVPVNLGPAVNTKGNEMFPFADEQGNLYFSSDGHAGLGGLDMFYAKLIEGVMAKKPKNLGEPINSTKDDFGLITDGERKSGFFSSNRRNGGADDDLYRFERSGPLDPCQDIIVNVFDAETKNALANVDVEVISKDESAPESKTMTTDSEGNLRLCLDSDIDFVFKASSEGYLNNTRNFTTKDLDISELVKLEIPLDKAKPKNTGPKTFTLRGLVTTQKERKPIPGVKVLLHNECDGSTQESVTDENGSYKFEVPIGCDYSIEAMKDNLGTMGSKVKGGETTEANITMFEKGDVIKIDNIYYDLNKWDIRSDATVELNKLVDLMKKYPKMKIEFGSHTDSRASAKYNKTLSTQRAKSAVAYIVKQGVNSKRIIAAGYGESKLVNKCKDGIGCTEEEHQQNRRTEIKILSL; encoded by the coding sequence ATGAAGACGTCTATCTTATCGACTCTATTGGTAGTTGCGCTTGCATGTGTTGAAGTGAAGGCCCAGACGACGTTGAGTCACGCAAATCGCCAATACGAAATGATGGCCTATTCAAAGGCTATCGAGCTTTATGAGCAGTCATTAAAAGACAACCTAAAAGACTCTACCAAAGTAAATACACTCGTCAAACTAGGGCATAGCTATCACCAAATTAGAGATACCCAAAACGCCGAACGTGTGTATCGACTTTTGTTTGGAGAAACAAAAAGTATTCCTAAAAGTCAAGCAAGTAGCTATTTGTACTACGCCCAGGCATTGGCAAGCAATGGCAAATATGATGAGGCAAAAGACATGTATGAGCGCTACAGCCAAGCACAACAAGACGACAACCGTGGCAAAGAATTTACGAAGCTTTACGGCGACGTAAATAAGCTTAAAAAGAATAAAACAAGTTATAAGATTGAGTCTCTCGATAATATAAATACCAATAGAGCAGAATTTAGCCCTACCTATTATAAAAAAGGCTTGGTGTTTGTGTCTTCAAGAAATGAAGGTGTAAACATCAAACGAACGTACGGTTGGAACCAAACCGCGTTTTTGGATTTGTACGAAATTCCTGATTTGTCGGTGGTCAACTCCGCTAAAACAAGCCGTGTGGGTGGTTCGGAAACGACCGCAAGAGCTGCCAAAGGAAAAGGCGTGTATTTGCTTGGTGCGGATGAATATACCGAAAGAACAGCCAACGACTCGAATACACCAGGGAATTTCAAAGTAACGAGTAATGGAAAACCTGATCCCCTCCAAAATGCAAAAATTGAATCGCAAAACATGGGGAAAGCCATCAACTCAAAATACCACGAAGGTCCCGTGGCTTTCTTTAAAGATGGAAGCAAAATGCTCTTTACTCGGAATAATTACTTGGATGGCAAGTACAAAACGAGTAAAGATGGTGTGAATAAATTGAAACTGTACATCGCCGATAAAACAGGCAGCGACTGGGGAAAAATCAAAGAACTGCCCTTCAACAGCGACGAATATTCGGTAGGGCATCCTGCTTTGTCGAAGGACGATAAGCTGTTGTATTTTGTATCAGATATGCCAGGTGGTTTTGGTGGAACCGATATTTACGTCAGCAAGTACGAAAATAACAATTGGTCGGTGCCCGTCAATCTAGGCCCAGCCGTAAACACCAAAGGCAACGAAATGTTCCCGTTTGCCGATGAGCAAGGAAACTTGTATTTCTCCTCAGATGGTCATGCAGGACTTGGTGGACTGGACATGTTTTATGCCAAACTTATCGAAGGCGTAATGGCCAAAAAACCAAAAAACCTTGGTGAGCCTATCAACTCAACCAAAGACGATTTTGGACTTATTACTGACGGTGAGCGTAAGAGTGGCTTTTTCAGCAGTAACCGCCGCAACGGTGGTGCCGACGACGATTTGTATCGTTTTGAGCGTTCGGGGCCGCTAGACCCTTGTCAAGATATTATTGTAAACGTATTTGACGCCGAAACCAAGAACGCCTTGGCCAACGTGGACGTAGAAGTCATTAGCAAAGACGAAAGCGCGCCAGAGTCAAAAACCATGACAACCGACAGCGAAGGAAACCTTCGTTTGTGCTTGGATAGCGACATTGATTTTGTGTTTAAAGCGTCGAGTGAAGGCTATTTGAACAATACCCGCAATTTTACCACCAAAGACTTGGATATTTCGGAGCTGGTAAAATTGGAAATCCCGCTCGACAAAGCAAAGCCTAAAAATACGGGGCCTAAGACCTTTACGTTGCGTGGGTTGGTAACGACGCAAAAAGAACGTAAACCGATTCCTGGCGTAAAAGTATTGCTCCACAACGAATGTGACGGCTCGACCCAAGAGTCGGTGACGGACGAAAACGGAAGCTATAAATTTGAGGTGCCTATTGGTTGTGATTACTCGATTGAAGCTATGAAAGATAACTTGGGTACGATGGGTAGCAAAGTCAAAGGTGGCGAAACGACCGAGGCCAACATTACGATGTTTGAAAAAGGTGATGTCATCAAAATTGATAACATCTACTATGACCTCAACAAATGGGATATTCGTTCAGACGCAACGGTAGAGCTTAATAAGTTGGTTGACCTAATGAAAAAATACCCGAAAATGAAGATTGAGTTTGGGTCACATACCGACAGCCGTGCCTCGGCCAAATACAACAAAACGCTCTCAACGCAGCGGGCAAAATCGGCGGTGGCTTACATTGTAAAACAAGGCGTTAATTCAAAGCGGATTATTGCGGCGGGTTACGGTGAAAGCAAACTCGTCAACAAGTGCAAAGACGGCATTGGTTGTACCGAAGAAGAGCACCAACAAAACCGCCGTACTGAAATCAAAATCCTGAGTTTATAG
- a CDS encoding helix-turn-helix domain-containing protein produces MSIGEKLRKRRYDLGKTQEWVAFELGSAMKVKVSQPTINNWENNKSHPSLFQLQALATTLRTSVSYFISETETETEKWRKLAEEYAERCRMLEKMNVMLLKEIEQLRGE; encoded by the coding sequence ATGAGCATTGGTGAAAAACTACGAAAACGACGTTATGATCTCGGAAAAACGCAAGAATGGGTTGCTTTTGAGTTGGGTAGTGCCATGAAAGTAAAAGTAAGCCAGCCAACCATCAACAATTGGGAAAACAACAAATCTCACCCCTCACTCTTTCAATTACAGGCATTGGCCACAACGCTTCGCACTAGCGTATCCTACTTCATTTCAGAAACAGAAACAGAAACAGAAAAATGGCGTAAGTTAGCTGAAGAATACGCCGAACGCTGCCGAATGCTTGAAAAAATGAATGTGATGTTACTAAAAGAAATTGAGCAGCTGCGCGGTGAATAA
- a CDS encoding vitamin K epoxide reductase family protein, which yields MMALRLNSFTDRENLLGVAWGYLRNLHPNLTLTSLRAALEQHPDYPSLLSLGDTLDRYHIENAALRIDAEQLALLQVPYIAHLRTNGGTFVLIESATADVFIYRNEKGKRFTESREEFLKKWSGVVFIAEPNEASGENDYAKKRQKEQLESLRWPLVLVGFIMLTALGMFQSPDVSTGVLLGLKATGVILTALLLSVQYGKTNDFTDSLCRINQKTDCNHILTSPAAKITSWLGWSEIGFFYFMGGWITLVMGHKETQFDILQSTLDILSFLALPYTFWSIWYQWRVAKQWCPLCVAVQVMIWAEVAVGSWEMMEENTLQLLPTMDYRLWISFLLPILLWPIIKPLLLKSKQADGWQRELRKFKNNPVLFEALLKQQKQMPPIPADLQPIVLGNPAAEHTITMVTNPYCGPCANAHAQLEEVLAENPNLKAQIIFAVCHDPDGRKTKVAKHMTSLFIAEIGAINGIETPIGGVSSQGLGAAMTAWYAQTTKSYDAWAAQYLADVSIVPDSIIEAHCKWAKVANIEGTPTFFMNGKRLPELYGLTGASHLMQYFTTDLAEST from the coding sequence ATGATGGCTCTACGACTAAACTCTTTTACCGATCGAGAAAACTTACTTGGAGTAGCTTGGGGGTATCTACGTAACCTACACCCAAACCTTACACTTACTAGCTTGCGTGCTGCGCTCGAACAGCATCCCGATTATCCCAGTTTGTTGAGTTTGGGCGATACCCTCGATCGTTATCACATTGAAAATGCCGCCCTGCGCATTGATGCCGAACAGTTGGCATTGTTGCAGGTACCTTATATAGCGCACCTGCGTACCAATGGAGGCACATTTGTGCTAATAGAATCTGCTACTGCTGATGTCTTCATCTACCGTAACGAAAAAGGCAAACGCTTTACTGAATCCCGCGAAGAGTTTCTCAAAAAATGGTCGGGTGTGGTGTTCATTGCCGAGCCCAACGAAGCCTCAGGTGAAAACGATTATGCCAAAAAACGCCAAAAAGAACAACTCGAAAGCCTCCGCTGGCCATTAGTGTTGGTAGGTTTTATAATGCTGACAGCGTTAGGAATGTTCCAAAGTCCTGATGTATCTACAGGGGTATTATTGGGCTTGAAAGCCACTGGGGTGATATTGACTGCCTTGCTCTTATCAGTACAGTACGGAAAAACCAACGACTTTACCGATTCTCTTTGTCGAATCAACCAAAAAACCGACTGTAACCATATTCTGACTTCCCCTGCTGCCAAAATTACCTCATGGTTAGGTTGGAGCGAAATAGGCTTTTTTTACTTTATGGGAGGATGGATAACGTTAGTAATGGGGCATAAAGAAACCCAATTCGACATTTTGCAATCTACCCTCGACATTTTGTCATTCTTGGCTTTACCTTACACTTTTTGGTCTATCTGGTACCAGTGGCGAGTGGCCAAGCAGTGGTGTCCGTTGTGTGTGGCGGTGCAGGTGATGATTTGGGCTGAAGTAGCCGTTGGAAGTTGGGAGATGATGGAAGAAAACACCCTACAGCTACTGCCGACTATGGACTATCGACTGTGGATTTCTTTTCTGCTTCCTATCCTCCTCTGGCCTATTATCAAACCATTGCTGTTGAAATCAAAACAAGCTGACGGATGGCAGCGAGAATTACGGAAGTTTAAAAACAACCCTGTGTTGTTTGAAGCATTGCTCAAGCAGCAAAAACAAATGCCACCCATACCTGCCGATTTACAGCCGATTGTTTTGGGAAACCCCGCAGCGGAGCATACCATTACGATGGTGACCAACCCTTATTGTGGACCGTGTGCCAATGCTCATGCACAATTGGAGGAGGTATTGGCCGAAAATCCAAACCTCAAAGCCCAAATTATCTTTGCTGTATGTCACGACCCCGATGGCCGTAAGACAAAAGTAGCTAAACATATGACAAGCCTATTTATTGCCGAAATAGGAGCTATAAATGGTATTGAAACACCCATTGGAGGCGTATCCTCGCAGGGTTTGGGGGCTGCTATGACGGCTTGGTACGCCCAAACTACAAAAAGCTACGACGCATGGGCGGCACAGTATCTTGCCGATGTGTCTATTGTGCCCGACAGTATAATAGAAGCTCACTGCAAGTGGGCAAAAGTGGCTAATATTGAAGGAACACCGACGTTCTTTATGAATGGGAAAAGACTCCCTGAATTATATGGACTTACAGGAGCGTCACATCTTATGCAATACTTTACTACGGATTTGGCCGAATCAACATAA
- a CDS encoding adenylyltransferase/cytidyltransferase family protein: MGFIYVDGAFDLFHEGHINLLKRAASYGKVIVGIHDDDFVASYKRRPYIPQQTRYEVVRACRYVERVIEGVGMVTREMIDEYQIDLVVHGDDFNDDQTLFHYKIAIERGILKYLPYTQGISSTQLIRGIESRFEAQ; this comes from the coding sequence ATGGGATTTATATATGTAGATGGCGCCTTCGATTTGTTTCATGAAGGCCATATTAATTTATTAAAAAGAGCAGCCTCTTATGGAAAAGTAATTGTAGGTATTCATGATGATGACTTCGTCGCATCCTACAAAAGAAGACCATACATTCCTCAACAAACTAGGTATGAGGTAGTAAGGGCATGTAGATATGTGGAGAGGGTCATTGAAGGAGTAGGGATGGTTACTCGTGAAATGATAGATGAATATCAAATAGATTTGGTGGTTCATGGAGATGATTTTAACGATGATCAAACACTTTTTCATTATAAAATTGCGATAGAAAGAGGAATTCTGAAATACCTACCTTATACTCAGGGTATTTCATCAACGCAATTAATACGTGGTATTGAGTCGCGATTTGAGGCACAATAA
- a CDS encoding LicD family protein — protein MTFFSKFLSKSNQLVKESIYDANRKRLIQEVDSCNSWTEITKNRVQKILLTLSTVGLQANIKLELSYGSLLGYIRHNGIMPWDDDADLAIHSADVPNFLKAVEQEGSLLFDEFFYANTGIKYLKFWTKQGEPIGGHLHTFPFVDIWLYTIDNEKWINFSGEVRHPVPDYYPTKEVVFEGAKFGIPHNSLLCLDRHYKNWRKEIQVFPWSHRLERPSFKPLKVGIKVDANGKFVKYI, from the coding sequence TTGACATTTTTTAGTAAATTTTTATCTAAATCCAATCAATTAGTAAAAGAGAGTATTTACGATGCTAATAGAAAAAGATTGATTCAAGAAGTTGATTCTTGTAATTCATGGACAGAAATTACTAAAAATAGAGTACAAAAAATATTATTAACCCTTTCTACTGTTGGATTACAAGCCAATATTAAATTAGAGTTAAGTTATGGAAGCCTTCTGGGATATATCAGACATAATGGGATAATGCCTTGGGACGATGATGCTGATTTAGCTATTCATAGTGCTGACGTTCCTAACTTTCTTAAGGCTGTAGAGCAAGAAGGTTCCCTATTATTTGATGAATTTTTCTATGCTAACACGGGTATAAAGTACCTTAAATTTTGGACAAAGCAGGGGGAACCTATAGGAGGGCATTTGCATACATTTCCCTTTGTAGATATATGGCTTTATACAATTGATAACGAAAAGTGGATAAATTTTTCTGGAGAAGTACGACACCCAGTTCCTGATTACTATCCAACAAAAGAAGTGGTTTTTGAAGGAGCCAAGTTTGGTATCCCTCACAATTCACTTCTATGTTTGGACAGGCATTATAAAAATTGGCGAAAAGAAATCCAAGTATTCCCTTGGTCGCACCGATTGGAACGGCCTAGTTTCAAGCCTCTAAAAGTGGGCATAAAGGTGGATGCAAATGGTAAATTTGTGAAATATATTTAA
- a CDS encoding nucleotide disphospho-sugar-binding domain-containing protein, with translation MKTALFIILPYSSHYNACNGLRQYLEQEGYRTLVTVTPNLQVYAQGLGYETLPLRYVKESYIKSLKVWLAVLLSSWLNPLFVKKRYRSFLEEVHAIEDIVKQQRPHCIYIESHLGYYYVFLKRFGISVELVQTKLSVRQYDGIPPMTCDTVFKDSLLYRCWANLLWWRYQAAKRTKGLFTKVAYLGKDDAYFLERIARQNKLDPKKLFNYANISYLGMNEVSTQILCPNVLEYSWKKLLPRERHIWYNIGENKRSTWPFWEELKAIKQNYRIVFCSLGTLETIDFQAAIVFLRKVIEVHKNLPDVFLIISAGTLGQKLKASNSTLRVYEWVPQKELLPHCDLMITHGGLNSIKECVLAEVPMLVYPLNLKIDQPGNAARVVYHGLGLKGNLRNETPQVLKAKIENLLNNSAYRTKISQIKAYFISDAVTNK, from the coding sequence ATGAAAACGGCTCTTTTTATAATCCTACCTTATTCGAGCCATTACAATGCCTGTAATGGACTGAGGCAGTATTTGGAGCAAGAGGGCTATCGTACTCTAGTTACGGTTACCCCCAACCTACAAGTTTATGCTCAAGGTTTGGGTTACGAAACACTACCTTTGAGGTATGTAAAAGAAAGTTATATTAAAAGCCTCAAAGTGTGGTTAGCAGTGCTGTTGAGTAGTTGGCTAAATCCTCTTTTTGTTAAAAAACGCTATCGTTCATTCTTGGAAGAAGTACATGCAATTGAGGATATTGTTAAACAACAACGGCCTCATTGTATTTATATTGAATCACACTTGGGTTATTATTATGTATTCTTGAAACGCTTTGGTATTTCTGTTGAGTTGGTACAAACAAAGCTTTCGGTACGCCAATACGATGGTATTCCGCCCATGACTTGTGACACTGTTTTTAAGGATTCTTTATTATATCGTTGTTGGGCAAATCTACTTTGGTGGAGATATCAAGCAGCGAAGAGAACAAAAGGGCTATTTACTAAAGTTGCTTATTTGGGTAAGGATGATGCGTATTTTTTGGAACGTATCGCCCGTCAAAATAAGCTTGACCCTAAAAAGTTATTCAACTATGCCAATATTTCCTATTTGGGTATGAACGAAGTCTCAACGCAGATTCTTTGCCCAAATGTATTAGAATATTCGTGGAAAAAACTATTGCCTCGAGAGCGACATATATGGTATAATATTGGTGAAAATAAGAGAAGTACATGGCCCTTTTGGGAAGAATTAAAAGCCATCAAACAAAATTACCGTATTGTATTTTGCTCGTTGGGTACGCTTGAAACCATTGATTTTCAGGCCGCAATTGTTTTTTTAAGGAAAGTAATAGAGGTGCACAAAAATCTTCCTGATGTATTTTTAATCATATCGGCAGGTACGTTGGGACAAAAATTAAAAGCCAGTAACTCTACTTTACGCGTTTATGAATGGGTACCTCAAAAGGAGCTATTGCCCCATTGTGATTTGATGATAACGCATGGTGGACTTAACAGTATTAAAGAGTGTGTTCTTGCCGAAGTTCCAATGTTGGTTTATCCACTCAATCTAAAAATAGACCAGCCTGGCAATGCGGCACGGGTAGTCTATCATGGCTTGGGACTCAAGGGCAATCTAAGGAATGAAACTCCTCAAGTACTCAAAGCTAAAATTGAAAATCTTCTCAACAATTCTGCTTATCGTACCAAAATTTCACAAATAAAGGCTTATTTTATAAGTGATGCTGTGACAAATAAATAG